The following coding sequences are from one Arthrobacter sp. PvP023 window:
- a CDS encoding Gfo/Idh/MocA family protein, with protein sequence MTAPIAKPWLFSQADQDPRSATGQTLRWGVVATGGIAQSVARDLALLADAELYAVSSRSQASAEAFAAEYGFSTAYGDDAGGAGYHRLLADDSVDIVYVATPHAQHYEVALAALNAGKHVLCEKALTINAREAGELVALARSKKLFMMEAMWSRFLPSMQRAFDIAASGELGTVQWVTADLGFPAVYSPSARLWALRDGGGALLDLTVYPLLWALGTLGFPQTVSATGAVNDDGVDAQNALTLGYHHGAQAQLTSSLTAYGPRAATVAGSLGYLQTIGSVNNPKEIHVRIGMTEPRTEHFEVVGRGYTYELREVTRCIQQGLTESPVMPLEDSLNVMRLFDGVRAQLGVTYPNDAH encoded by the coding sequence ATGACTGCCCCCATCGCGAAGCCCTGGCTGTTCAGCCAGGCCGATCAGGATCCCCGTTCCGCTACAGGACAAACTCTGCGGTGGGGAGTGGTGGCTACCGGCGGCATCGCCCAATCGGTGGCCAGGGATCTTGCCCTTCTGGCCGATGCGGAGCTGTATGCCGTCAGCTCCCGCAGCCAGGCGTCGGCTGAAGCGTTCGCTGCGGAGTACGGTTTTTCCACAGCCTACGGTGACGACGCCGGCGGAGCGGGCTACCACCGGCTCCTCGCCGACGACTCCGTGGATATTGTCTATGTAGCCACGCCGCACGCGCAGCACTATGAAGTGGCACTGGCCGCGCTCAATGCCGGCAAGCATGTGCTGTGCGAAAAGGCCCTCACCATCAACGCCCGGGAAGCTGGTGAACTTGTAGCCCTCGCGCGTTCCAAGAAGCTGTTCATGATGGAAGCCATGTGGAGCCGCTTCCTCCCCAGCATGCAGCGCGCATTCGACATCGCGGCTTCCGGGGAGCTCGGGACGGTCCAGTGGGTCACCGCGGATCTCGGCTTCCCGGCGGTCTACTCCCCCAGCGCACGGCTCTGGGCCCTCAGGGACGGCGGCGGCGCCCTCCTTGACCTGACCGTGTACCCCCTGCTCTGGGCTCTGGGCACCCTGGGATTTCCGCAAACCGTGAGTGCCACGGGGGCAGTGAACGACGACGGCGTGGATGCCCAGAATGCGTTGACGCTGGGATACCACCACGGCGCGCAGGCGCAACTGACATCATCGCTGACGGCATACGGCCCGCGGGCGGCAACCGTCGCAGGAAGTCTCGGGTATCTGCAGACCATCGGTTCGGTCAACAATCCCAAGGAAATCCACGTCAGGATCGGCATGACGGAACCGCGGACCGAGCATTTCGAGGTCGTGGGCCGTGGCTACACTTACGAGCTCCGCGAGGTCACCAGGTGCATCCAGCAGGGGCTCACCGAGAGCCCGGTCATGCCGCTTGAGGACTCGCTGAATGTCATGAGGCTGTTCGATGGTGTCCGCGCCCAGCTCGGCGTGACCTACCCGAACGATGCACACTGA
- a CDS encoding ABC transporter ATP-binding protein — protein MIEVKNLVRTFKSGDRTIKPVNDVSFELEQGTLASIVGKSGSGKSTLLSLLGALDKPTSGDVVVNGVSLASMPDGKLTEYRRRDIGFVFQQFNLIPNLSAVDNVMLPLEFAGVRKAARLARAKELLEQVQLDPEKHVRRINRLSGGEQQRVAIARALANEPKLILADEPTGNLDEQTGEHIIELLSSLSRDHNTTILVVTHDRQLANKTDRRFRLQQGRLTEEPSRARVAAAATA, from the coding sequence ATGATCGAAGTCAAGAATCTCGTCCGCACCTTCAAGTCCGGCGACCGCACCATCAAACCCGTCAACGACGTCAGCTTCGAACTCGAACAGGGCACGCTCGCGTCCATCGTGGGCAAGAGCGGCAGCGGCAAGAGCACACTGTTGTCCCTGCTGGGTGCGCTGGACAAGCCCACCAGCGGAGACGTCGTCGTCAACGGCGTCAGCCTGGCCAGCATGCCGGACGGCAAGCTGACCGAGTACCGGCGCCGCGACATCGGCTTCGTGTTCCAGCAGTTCAACCTGATCCCCAACCTGTCCGCCGTGGACAACGTGATGCTGCCGCTGGAGTTCGCCGGGGTCCGCAAGGCCGCGCGGCTGGCACGGGCCAAGGAACTGCTGGAGCAGGTGCAGTTGGATCCGGAGAAGCACGTGCGCCGCATCAACCGCCTGTCCGGCGGCGAGCAGCAGCGTGTGGCAATTGCCCGCGCACTGGCCAACGAGCCGAAGCTGATCCTGGCCGACGAGCCCACGGGCAACCTGGACGAGCAGACCGGCGAGCACATCATCGAGCTCCTCAGCTCGCTGAGCCGCGACCACAACACCACCATCCTGGTGGTGACGCACGACCGCCAGCTCGCGAACAAGACGGACCGCCGCTTCCGGCTCCAGCAGGGGCGCCTCACCGAGGAACCCTCCCGCGCCAGGGTGGCAGCTGCAGCCACGGCGTAG
- a CDS encoding ABC transporter permease, with protein sequence MSVLARSVGNAFRNKVRTGAVVAVLAVAIGLALSMLVANQAVAAKVAELNASVGTVLTVNPAGGQGFEGGGEPLTAEQAATAAAVPNVTSVVGTKALRLRNATEAAAQSAAGTQTVGPGGGQGGPGGQATTTLTTSLTAAIDAGTLGNRNQAAEGTTGSTGTTQPARTMSLPITATGIGAEVDSTGKALSITEGTGLGDYNAESANALLGTTLAEKNNLKVGSTFTINDQTYTVAGLFDAGTTFGNNALYVTLPSAQTLAELPGELSTMIVTVNTMENVDAAKTALQAALGTDKADVTQGQRNLETAVSSLDSVKNISLIAFIAALGTAGLIILLIMVMLVRERRREIGVLKAIGAPNRTIGLQFVLEALVLVALGSVAGAAIASFASGGIASALISSNSSTTTAATTGRGMPGGAGFPGGAGLPQGGPFGGASQLLTTVTASASPGVIAAGIAAVFGVAIIGALVPALLTARIRPIEVLRGE encoded by the coding sequence GTGAGCGTCCTCGCCCGAAGTGTAGGCAATGCCTTCAGAAACAAGGTCCGAACCGGGGCCGTGGTGGCGGTGTTGGCCGTGGCGATCGGCCTGGCCCTGTCCATGCTGGTGGCCAACCAGGCGGTTGCCGCCAAAGTCGCTGAACTGAACGCATCCGTGGGCACCGTCCTGACCGTGAATCCGGCCGGCGGCCAGGGCTTCGAGGGCGGCGGAGAACCGCTCACGGCGGAGCAGGCGGCAACCGCTGCCGCAGTACCGAACGTGACCAGCGTAGTCGGCACAAAGGCGCTCAGGTTGCGCAATGCCACCGAGGCGGCAGCACAGTCCGCCGCCGGAACCCAGACGGTCGGCCCCGGCGGAGGCCAGGGCGGACCCGGCGGACAGGCCACCACCACGCTGACCACCAGCCTCACCGCCGCCATCGACGCCGGAACGCTCGGCAACCGCAACCAGGCCGCGGAGGGAACCACGGGCTCAACCGGAACCACCCAGCCGGCCCGGACCATGTCCCTGCCGATCACCGCCACCGGGATCGGCGCCGAGGTGGACAGCACGGGCAAGGCCCTGAGTATCACCGAAGGCACCGGCCTGGGCGACTACAACGCGGAATCCGCCAACGCGCTTCTCGGCACCACGCTCGCCGAGAAGAACAACCTCAAGGTCGGCTCGACGTTCACCATCAATGACCAGACTTATACGGTGGCAGGCCTGTTCGACGCCGGTACCACCTTCGGCAACAACGCCCTCTACGTCACCCTCCCCTCCGCCCAGACCCTGGCTGAACTGCCCGGCGAGCTGTCCACCATGATCGTCACCGTGAACACCATGGAAAACGTGGATGCCGCCAAGACCGCCCTCCAGGCCGCCCTCGGTACGGACAAGGCCGACGTCACCCAGGGCCAGCGCAACCTCGAGACCGCCGTCAGCTCACTCGACAGCGTCAAGAACATCTCCCTCATTGCCTTCATCGCGGCGCTGGGCACGGCCGGCCTGATCATCCTCCTGATCATGGTGATGCTGGTCCGCGAGCGCCGCCGTGAAATCGGTGTGCTCAAGGCGATCGGCGCGCCGAACCGCACCATCGGACTCCAGTTCGTCCTGGAAGCGCTGGTCCTCGTGGCCCTGGGCAGCGTGGCGGGTGCCGCCATCGCGTCGTTCGCCAGCGGCGGCATCGCCTCCGCACTGATCAGCTCCAATTCATCGACGACGACGGCGGCAACCACCGGGCGCGGCATGCCCGGCGGGGCCGGCTTCCCCGGCGGCGCAGGTCTTCCCCAAGGGGGGCCCTTCGGCGGAGCCTCCCAGCTGCTCACCACCGTCACCGCGAGCGCCTCCCCCGGCGTGATCGCGGCCGGCATCGCCGCTGTGTTCGGCGTCGCCATCATCGGTGCGCTGGTCCCCGCGCTCCTGACCGCCCGCATCCGCCCCATCGAAGTCCTCCGAGGAGAGTAG